ATAACTGATCATCATTTTCCAGGCTAGCATCATAATCCCCATGGATATACAATTGCACCTGTGCCTTATCCTCGATTCCCTGGTAAACAGTTTTTAGTACTCTTCCTCTTGGAGGCCTTATACCTTCGTCTACAAAATTCTGTTTTTTATTTTGAGTAGGTAAGCTGGCGATATAAGTTTCGATAAGCGGTTTGATCTTCTCCATATTCATCGTTCCGACAATAACAAAGATCTGCTCTCCGTTATCTGCAAATCTTGATTTATAGAAAATAAAAGCTTCATCAAGCGATATTTTATCCAAATCCTGAAGCGTCTGAGGCATCCTACGCGGGTGGTAATTATTTAAAACCGCTTCTGCGGTATCCTTAAATACATTATTAGGATCTGAGGCCCGGCCAGCTAACACGACTTTACTGTCGATGATCGTCTTATTAAAAAGATCGGTATCCTTTCGTGGTTCTGTCACAGCAGCATATATGAGTTGGAAAGCCGTTTCAATATCTTTAGGGGCCGCGCTTCCGGAGAAACCCTGATAAAGATCACTTATATACGGACGTGCGTTAGCTGTATTCCCGGCTAGTTTCTTTTGGAGCTGAATTGCACTAAACTTTCCGATTCCACTTTGACTAATAAGACTAACGTTTTTTGCTGACTGATAGTTAGCGTCACCAGCCAATGATATTCCACCTTTTGAAAACGACTGGAAGACAATTTGATCATTTTTAAAATCGGTAGGCTTTAACAGCACTTTTATGCCATTGCTCAATGTCAGTTCTATAACGCCAATTGCAGCCAGTTTCCTTTCTGCAATCACCCTTCCCGGAATTGGCTTTTTTTCAATCAATGGTGCATTCGCGACGGTATTGTCAACATAGGGTTTAATTTCCGGAAATGCGGATTCGACCGCTGTCAATAACTGGCCTTCTGTAGGCAGATCTGATTTTTGCTTCTCAGGCGCCCTTACTATAATGATCTGATTATCTTTGGTGATCAAAGTTTTGGCCAGCGCATTGACTTGTCTGAGTGTGATGGATGCGAGGTCTCGTTTAATTTGTTCGTAATCAAATTCTACGGAAGGGATACTTTCTCCGGTCAGAAAATTGTTCAGATACCGATTTACAAATTCTACTGAAGGTATTTTATTTTTCTCTTTAAAGTACTGCTCATTCTGGGACGCTATATTTTTCTTTACAACATCCAATTCTGACTGTAAAAAACCAAATTTGGCCATTCGGTTATTTTCAGCAAGGCTAGCACTTAATGCGGAAAGCATCGTGCTTGCAGAATTAGAAGCTACTATGGTTTGAAAAGCGTACGTATTTGTCACCAATCCTTCCTGGTAGGGGCCAAAATTGCTCTTGGCAATTATGAATGGCGCGTCCGGTTTGCTAAGGATGTCCTGCAAACGTGCTTCTAGCATATCGTTGATCATGTCGTACATTAGGCTTTTCTTATAATCTTCGGTTGTTTTATTAGCATGATGGGGATGTTTGTAGATAACCATAGCAAGATTATAAGCCTGCTCAGGATCAGTAACGATCTTTACCAGTGGGGTTTTATTTACCGGGAGATTATATTCCAAGCGGGGTTTCGCGTTGGCCGGATTTTTGAGAAACGAAAAATTCGCTCTAATCAGCCATTCCACCTGGTCTACATCAAAGTCACCTACTGCGATTACAGCCTGAAGATTAGGCCGGTACCAGTCATGATAAAATGACCTAATTTTGTCATAAGTGAAATTTTTGAGGATATCAATCTTGCCAATCGGAATTCGTTCGGCATATCGAGAATTGTTTAATAACAAGGGCATCAGTTGCTTGCTCATGCGATCTGATGCGTTTTTTCCACGCTGACGATCCTCTTCTATAATCACGCCACGCTCGGCATCAATTTCCCTCGCATCCATTGACTGTTTACCAGCCCAATTAGCAAGGATCTTAAAACCAATTGCAAAAAGTGCAGCGCTGTCAGTGGGCATAGGAAGTTGATAAACAGTTTGATTGAACCCTGTGTAAGCGTTTAAATCAGCGCCAAACCGAATGCCAGATTTTTGAAGGTAGTTGATTAATTCGTCTTTGGGAAAATCAGCAGTTCCGTTAAAAGCCATATGTTCGGTGAAATGAGCTAATCCTTGTTGTGCATCATCCTCCATTAGTGACCCAACCCGATTCGCCAGATAAAGTACTGCCCTCTTGCGAGGCTCAATATTTCGTCTAATATAATAGGTTAGTCCATTGGCAAGTTTTCCAATTCTGACACTGGGGTCGTTGGGAATGATCTCATTAGTCCCCGACATTGGTACGGCAGAAACTAATATGTGTGTTTTTCTTTGCTGGCAGTAGGCGATATTATTTATAGCGGCTACTGCAATTGCAAATACAGCGCATTGCGAAATATACTTTTTCATATAGTTGATTCTCCGTAATTAATTTCGATTGTACTAAGCTTAAAACATTATTAATTATTCCCATTAATAAGCAATCATTTTTTTGTAAAGGGAAGTACACACCGCTCGTTATCTTGCATCTGCGCAAGAGAAAACAGCTTTTATTCTTTTGCACATATTTATCTTTCACTGCTATGATTATAAATTCATTTTGCCTAATGCTTCATTGATGAATAGAATTGGAGGGCCTCCCCTACCAGCTCCAGCAATTTGGGAGAATGAGATGGATCGCTACTTATCATTTGAATATATTTACAATTTGGGATCCATCGCCTGGCTAATTTTGTCAGCCATTAATTTCAGATGTGCTCTGCTTGCCTCATCCGGGAAAGAAGCAATGGACGCCTGAATTTCCTTCTTCAGAGCTACAAGATTTGGATGAATCACTATCAGCAATTCTGCTGAAGACGTCGGTGCCTGCATTTGCGACATCTCAATCGCCTGGCCAATTGCTGCCGCTCCTTTGGGCTCTCCTGGTTTTACAATTCGAGATAAAATGTCAACGTAAGTGTTCTGTAACGCCCTCCGATAAGGATCAATCGCTTTATGCGTCCATAATTCTGCCCAGAGGCTTTGCTTTAGATGTTGCAAGAATTCTTCAAGGGTGTAGACATCCCTGGATCCATAACGATTCGTTGTCTTAACCAATAAATTCATCCTCAAATTTGACATTAGATTACTTAATAGCTTAGTGCCCGTCTCGGTTACTGTCGATCCGCTAACAAAACTCTCCACCTTACTGGTAATTATCTGGTTGTCTAACCAAGCTGGCTTGGTAAACACCTGTCTATTCAGCCATTCCATGGCTTGACGTTGTATTTTTTTCGGAACAGGCGTATAGAGATCGCCTTTTTGTTCTACAGTTTTTACCTCCAGATAGTAACCGCCAATGTTAGTAGTCACATGGGTCGCATAGCGCGAATACTGAGAGACCAGCTCCTTGTACATGGCTTTTAAATCACCGTATCCGTCATTGGGTTTACGCGTCCACTCAGGAAGATGCGGAAGAATACGCTTTAGGTTCTCTATGCCATAATTGCTCGCCTTCATAGCGTTATCACCAAGATCTTCGTTTTGACATCTGGGGTCGAACGCAACGAACAACGATTGTGGTCCGTACCATAGCCTATGATTATGAGAGAGGCTGTCAATTATCCATTTATTTAAAAATGCCTCTTCGTCCTTAGGCGTTTTTATTCCTCTAAATAATCTATAGCCAAACTCAATTGCCCATTTATCATAGTCATTAATTCTGGGAAAAACTCCCGCCTCACTGACATTGTCCTCCGGCTGAGCTACATAATTGAACCTGGCATAATCCATAATCGATGGGGTATGACCATGAGCCTCCACCCATCTTTTGCTTCTTAAACTATCTACAGGTACTGTGGAGCTGGCCCCGAAATTATGCATTAGTCCAAGTGCATGACCTACTTCGTGCGATGAAACAAAGCGTATCAATTGGCCCATTAATTCATCGTCGAATACCATTTTCCTTGCCCTTGGATCAATAGCGCCGGCCTGGATCATGTACCAGTTATGAATCAGGCTCATCACATTGTGATACCAATTGATATGAGACTCCAAAATTTCCCCGCTCCTTGGATCTTTTATGCTTGGCCCTTCAGCATTAGCCACGGAGGACGGCTTATATACTATAGCAGAGTGGGAAGCGTCTTCTATACTCCAGGTGCTATCATCCAATGGTGCCTCTTTCGCTTCAATTGCATTCTTAAACCCTGCCTTTTCGAAGGCACAGTTCCAATCATTGACCCCCTGAGCCAGGTAGGGAATCCACTTTCTTGGTGTTGTTGGGTCAATGTAAAAAACAATTTTCTTTTTAGGCTCTACTAATTCACCTCGAAAATATCTTGACGTATCCTCATCTTTCGGTTCGAGGCGCCACCGGGCCAAATAATAAGTTTTGCCCACGCCTTGAGGATTTGCATCAAAATCCACGAAGCCTGTTGATAAAAACCCGACCCTCGAATCAGCAAGACGTGCAAGCATAGGTACTTTTGGAAGAAGCACGAGTGAGTTATTCATTTCGAAAGTTAGGGGATCGCTTGAGGGAGGGGTTGGCAAATATGTCTTAACTGTCCTTATCTCGACATTTCCCGGAAATGTTTTGATATATTCAGTATAAGATCTGTCTCGAGCCAATGCAGTCAATCTCAACGCGATTTTCTCGTTTTGTGAAAACGAAAAAATACTCTGTTCGTCTACAAATATACCAGTTACGTCAATGACGCTAGCAGGCCATATCTTGTTATATGCCTTTATTGGAAAATCAGCAATTATAGGCTGAACGTTAGATTTGGCTACAGATCTAAGTAAGCCATTTCCTGATGTATCGCCCGCATGAATCGTATGTGATATCCCCCTTACAAATATCTTATCATTAGGCCCTTTTTCAAATTCAATTTCGCGCTCATCAACTTCATCGCCAGCATAGTACCCGCCACCACTGTCTCCGTATTCGCCCATGCCCGAAACCTGACCAGGAGACTTTGCAATGCGTGAGACCAATAACAGCTCCCGGCCAAGTAAACTATCGGGAATTTCCCAATAATATTTCTCATCAATCTTATGCACGTTGATCATGCCTTTCTGAGTAACAGCCTTATCAGTTATTACCCTTTCATACGGCTCAACCGACCCTTTGGTCCCGTCTTGAGTTGTTTTTTTTGTTAAGGCGGTATCGGCGGATACCTTTACCTTTCGTCCATGACCAACGGGTTGTTGACCAAAACATGGTAACATAATCATCGCCGCTCCGACTAAAAAGATCGCTTTCATTTAATTGTTTATTTTTTCCTATCAATAATTTATCAATCGAGACTCTACTCAGCGACCATACAGCGGTAGTGTCTCCGAGTAGTGCTTAATAAAGTGTTACTTTGACCTGATTTTTATCTATTACTGTGGATAACCTGGGTTTTGTGTGAGATTAGTGTTATTTCGCCGATCTGCCTGCGGAATAGGGAGCAAAATATTAGTAGATTTCCAACCGGGCTTAATCAGTGAAAGGACATCGTCTGCTCTGGTCTTGTCGGCCGCCACCAGACTAGGCCATCGTTTAAGATCGAACCACCGGTGCGCCCATTCACAAAAAAGTTCCACTCGGCGTTCCTGTTCAATTGCTGTCATTGCCGAAATCTTGTCGACTACCACCGCGTCAGGTAATCCCGCCCGATTTCTTATGACATTTATATCTGATTGGGCTCCATTGAAATTACCTTGCTGAGCCCGCGCTTCAGCACGGATCAGATATTGTTCGGCCAATCGCAAAACCGAATAATGCTCATCGTTGAGCGAATCAGCAAGACCAAACTGACGCCTATATTTGTAAGGTGCCCCTTTACCCGTAGATGTAATAATAACCCAATTGGCCAATCGTTGGTCCTTGGGTTCAAAACTATTTATCAGGTTGGGTTGTAGGAAATAATATAGAAAAAGACCGGCGATTGGTGCCAGGATAGGATCGTTAATGTAGGACGCATAATCACCTACAAACATATTACCCTCAGTAGTATTCCCTCTGGCGTCATTAACCCATTCAAGTATCGACTCTGTTTGATTTTTCTTGAATACCATTTTGATTGAACCAGCAGGCAACAGCGAATATAGTGCATTGCCCAGGAGCGCACTGGAGGTCGCTTCAGCATCAGCCCAATCCTTTTGATAGAGATAGACTCTGGCAAGCAAAGCTGCAGCTGCCCACTTGTTCGCCCTCACCCGATTCCCCCCGGAAATGCTATAATCTGCCCGAAGACTGTCCATAGCACCAATTAAGTCAGTCTTAATCTGCGTATAGACTGAGTCAACTGACGTCCGCGGAAGATACGCTGTAATGTTTTTATCGGTTGATGTGATAGCCGGTACTGGTCCAAAGAAATTAACCAGGTAAAAATGACTAAACGCACGAAAAAACATAGCCTCGCCAATAATTTGCTTTTTATAGGACGGCGACATCCCGGTGGAAGCTTTTGAATTTTCAATTATACTGTTGCATTGATAAATAATTTTATAAAAATCATCCCAAAAACTCTTCACGCTGCTGTTAGTGGTGTTGATCTGATTGTTCATAAATTGATTATCAAAATCCGATTGATTCAAATATGTCAGCTCATCCGATGCAAAACCTCCCAGTCGTGTTACGTTTACATTAAAAGATGAGTAGACTGTTGCCATGTTGATATATAAACCATTTATTGCACTTTGTGCATTCTGGTCGTTCGCAAAAATATCGCTTGTCAAAATCTGTGTTTTGAATTCCGGTTCTAAGTACTTTTTGCACGCAACCAGTAAAAAAACCAGGCTCAATAGCAGGACCGTGCTACTCCAACGAAAAGCTATATTGATTAATTTATTTTGCATTGCTGAATTTTTAAAATGAATATTGAATACCGAAATTGATCCTCAGTAAAGGAGGAACCGCGCTCGCACCGGATTCCGGATCAAAGCCATCATATTTAGAGATCACAAAAAGATTTTGTGCCTGGATATAAGCCCTCAATGCACTAGCATGTAATGATTTGACAACTTTTCCGGTGAAATTATAAGACAGCGCGGCGTTCGTCATTCTAACAAAAGAGGCGTCCTGTATTAGTTTATCGCTGCTCGTTATAAAGAAGGCATATTGAGGAACAAAATTGGACGATATGAACGCCTTACCCAATCCCCACGACTTGATTTGTTCCAGCGCTTTTTCAGGCAAATTGCCTGTTATTCCTACAAAACGCCCAGGCTGGCTAACTGTGCTCAGATATGATTCCTTTTTTGCGCCCACTGTATACTGAAAAGTAAAATCAAGTTGGATGCCTTTGTAGGAGATGGTATTGGTAAGTCCTCCATAGTATTTGGGATCCCGGCTTCCAACATAATAAAGATCCCCCTGACCATAGATAGCCAAGGCAGGTGTTGCGAGATAGGTTGCAGTACTGGTAGGATACCCGTCGTTATTTCCATCCTGATAGGTGGGAAGATTTGTGGCCGGATCGATTCCAGTATAATGGTATTTATAAATTCCGTTAATAGTTTCTCCCACGATCAAACGGTCACTGAATGGAGACTGCTCAACATTGTCATATTTTAGCAGCTTATTATTAGGCAGGGTGATATTGAAGGAGGTATTCCACCTGAAATTATTGTTTTTAATATTAATGCTTGTCAATTCTACTTCCCAGCCCTTGTTTTGTACGACTGCGGCTTTAAGATTTGCGGTATAACTACCAAAACCCGTTTGACCGCTGACAGGGTATTGTACAATTTGATTGAAAGTACGATTTCGGAAATACGACGTCGTTACCAAAAGCCGGTCCTTAAAAAATCCTAGCTCAACAGCAGCATCGATTTTAGAAGTGCTCTCCCAACCAAAATTAGCATTGCTGAGATGGCCTGGTGTAACACCTGCTCCACCATTATAAGTACCTGTAGTAATACCTGTGTAGTAACTTAAATATGAATAGTTATCAACATTGTCAGAACCAACCCAACCGATACTACCCCTAAGCTTGCCAAAGCTTAAGAAGGGAAGGTTATTCCAAAATGACTCATTGGAAAAAATCCAGGCACCTCCGATAGCTCCAAAATTTCCGAATCGATGATCTGCTCCGAACCGGTCAGAACCATCGCGGCGGAACGTTCCGCTTAAAATATATCTGTCGTCCCAATTGTAGCTGGCCCTGCTAAAAAGTGACAAATAATGATAGGCAGTATAACTATTGCTCACAAGGCTCTTACCGGCTAGCACAAGGTTATTTATATAGACATCACTCGGAAAATTATATGCATCTAAATAAAAGGGCATCTGACCAACTGTTTTCATAATAGTGGAACCTGCTACAATATCAAATCTGCCTTTGGACACATGCGTATTATAGGTCAATTGGGGCTCAAAGTTTATTGTCGTATTACGAAACAGATCAACTATATGATGGGAAAACGCTCCACTGTTTGGGTTGGGGTTAAATGCAGACAATGGCTGTACGTTATCATCGCTTGTTTGAACAAGCGTATAACCTAGTGATGCTTTGGCGTCAAGGCCAGGGAGTATATTATATCTAAGAAGTAGATTACTGGTTAACGTCAGTGTGTTACTGGAATAAGTTTGATTCAAGACCCCGTAGGGATTTTGACTCCTCATCCAGTTCAATTTACCCAGACTATCGTACGCTGGAAAATTAGGTACTATCGAATAGGCAAACCCGCCCAATGAATTTGCCCCCGAAGGAAGATTTATTTGAGTTGCATCTACTATTCCTGATAACGAGATGTTAAACTTCCCATCGGTTGATAAATGATTTAATGAGTAGTGAAAATTCTCTTTGTTAGTGCTTCTTGAATCCGGATAAATAGAGGTTTCATTATGGAAATTACCAGATATCAGAAAAGATGTCCCACCTTGGCCTCCGCTAATACTTAAATTCACATCATTTAAATGAGCGATATTTCCGAGTAGTTTTTTTTGCCAATTCGTGGTTTTAGTAGTATCCCATGTCAGCAAATCAGGATCGGTTGCCAGAGCAGGTGTGGTCCCTGAATTTGCAAATGCTTCTTTCCTCAACGCAATATATTGTTTCGTATCCAATAATTTAACCTGTCGGGTATTCATTACTATTCCAGAATTTACATTGACCGTGATACTGGTCCTTCCTTGTTTTCCTTTCTTCGTAGTAATAAGCATTACTCCGTTTGCTGCACGTGAACCATATATTGCCGTAGCGTCAGCATCTTTCAAAATTTCAACGCTTTCAATGTCTGCCGGATTCAAATTAAAAAGCGTGTTACCATATCCCAAAGGGCCAAGATCATTACCCATTTGATTGCCCCCATTTGAAGAAGGGTGTTTAATCGGAACACCCGGATAGGGCACTCCGTCTACAATGACTAAGGGAGCACTTGTATAAGCGTCAGCATTAAATGAATTCTGTCCTCTAACTTGAAAAGTTACTGCGCCACCTGCAAGACCTGTTGTTTGATTGATGCTTAAACCTGCCGTCCTACCAACTAAAGCTTGGAGAATATTGTTTACCGGCTGTTTGGAGATATCTTCACCGGACACCTTAGATACCGCCCCTGTATTCAGCCTCCGTGTCGTATTCTGACCATACGGCCTTATCAAAACTTCATCTAACTTACTTACAGCCTGTTTCAGTTGTACATAAAGGAAAGAGACACCTTTGAAGGTAAGTTCCTGGGTTTGATACCCTATGGCAGTAATGACAATTACGTCGCTTTCCAACACATTTTTAACCACGAACTCTCCCTTACTATTTGCAATCACACCAGCGCCGGTTCTTTTTACGACTATAGAAGCTCCTGCCACTGGGCCATTATCGCCAACAACCACACCTCTTATTTCTAAGGATGGCGGAAGACTGCTTTCGTTTGCAACAATCATAGATTTCGAGGCCACCGGCTTCGCCTTAACAATTACCGTGGCCCCTTTGATAGAATATGTCAACGATTGGTTCTTGAAAATGGTAGTAAGGGCTTGCTCGATTGATACACTTTTAAGATCGGCTGTCACATGATTTGCCTTCGCGATATCATCATTGCGATAGAAAAAGAAAAGACCGGTTTGCTTTTTAAAAGCCTCCAATACCTTTTCAATAGGCACGTCCTGGCCCGACCAGGTAATATTTTGTGTGTTTCTCTGTGCACGGGCTTGAAGAGCAGCCGTAATCAACAGGATAACTATAAGCTTCATAGCTAACAACATTTTAGCAGTTAATTTCATACAGTATTTTAGATTTGGTTGTATATACTTTGTATAGGCTCATGTATAGGGTAAGCCAAAATTCTGCTGCTTCGTCTTGCATACGAAGTGGTTTCTTTTTATTAACGCGTCTAATACATTGGAAATTCGTTATCTAAGGTATAATGATCAGTTTTTTACCTTCTATGCGGTAATGAATCCTAGTCTCATCCAGAATGCTCAAAAACTGGTTCAATGTTAGCCCCCTGTCAATGTCGCCGGAGAACCGTACAATGGGCATGTCTCCTTCAAATATGACATCTACGTCATACCAGCGTGATGCTTGCAGAAGTATAGAAGATAAATCCGCATCCTTAAAAGAAAAATAGCCGTTCTTCCATGATAAAACCTGTTCGACATTTACATGTTTTTGCAGGTGCAAACCGCCATCTTTGTCCAAATGAACCCCTTCTCCAGGTTTTAATAAAACAGTAGTGGAATTGGCTTTGACCGATACAGCCCCTTCGACAAGGGTGGCTCTGGGTATGGCTTCATCTGAATAAACGTTGATATTGAATTTAGTCCCTAGCACCCGTACTTCCATAT
The genomic region above belongs to Chitinophaga sp. 180180018-3 and contains:
- a CDS encoding insulinase family protein, which gives rise to MKKYISQCAVFAIAVAAINNIAYCQQRKTHILVSAVPMSGTNEIIPNDPSVRIGKLANGLTYYIRRNIEPRKRAVLYLANRVGSLMEDDAQQGLAHFTEHMAFNGTADFPKDELINYLQKSGIRFGADLNAYTGFNQTVYQLPMPTDSAALFAIGFKILANWAGKQSMDAREIDAERGVIIEEDRQRGKNASDRMSKQLMPLLLNNSRYAERIPIGKIDILKNFTYDKIRSFYHDWYRPNLQAVIAVGDFDVDQVEWLIRANFSFLKNPANAKPRLEYNLPVNKTPLVKIVTDPEQAYNLAMVIYKHPHHANKTTEDYKKSLMYDMINDMLEARLQDILSKPDAPFIIAKSNFGPYQEGLVTNTYAFQTIVASNSASTMLSALSASLAENNRMAKFGFLQSELDVVKKNIASQNEQYFKEKNKIPSVEFVNRYLNNFLTGESIPSVEFDYEQIKRDLASITLRQVNALAKTLITKDNQIIIVRAPEKQKSDLPTEGQLLTAVESAFPEIKPYVDNTVANAPLIEKKPIPGRVIAERKLAAIGVIELTLSNGIKVLLKPTDFKNDQIVFQSFSKGGISLAGDANYQSAKNVSLISQSGIGKFSAIQLQKKLAGNTANARPYISDLYQGFSGSAAPKDIETAFQLIYAAVTEPRKDTDLFNKTIIDSKVVLAGRASDPNNVFKDTAEAVLNNYHPRRMPQTLQDLDKISLDEAFIFYKSRFADNGEQIFVIVGTMNMEKIKPLIETYIASLPTQNKKQNFVDEGIRPPRGRVLKTVYQGIEDKAQVQLYIHGDYDASLENDDQLYALTTALRIKIIERLREKEGGVYSPKVSLSLEKNPVAHYYVTISFSCAKDNVGRLVDAALEEVKIIRTNGVTPEDLVKFKSEEERQRELQLRDNNFWLSIITNRLKYRVELDTPPDLKARLDRVTVQSTQEAARKFLAEDNYIQLELMPKL
- a CDS encoding zinc-dependent metalloprotease, producing MKAIFLVGAAMIMLPCFGQQPVGHGRKVKVSADTALTKKTTQDGTKGSVEPYERVITDKAVTQKGMINVHKIDEKYYWEIPDSLLGRELLLVSRIAKSPGQVSGMGEYGDSGGGYYAGDEVDEREIEFEKGPNDKIFVRGISHTIHAGDTSGNGLLRSVAKSNVQPIIADFPIKAYNKIWPASVIDVTGIFVDEQSIFSFSQNEKIALRLTALARDRSYTEYIKTFPGNVEIRTVKTYLPTPPSSDPLTFEMNNSLVLLPKVPMLARLADSRVGFLSTGFVDFDANPQGVGKTYYLARWRLEPKDEDTSRYFRGELVEPKKKIVFYIDPTTPRKWIPYLAQGVNDWNCAFEKAGFKNAIEAKEAPLDDSTWSIEDASHSAIVYKPSSVANAEGPSIKDPRSGEILESHINWYHNVMSLIHNWYMIQAGAIDPRARKMVFDDELMGQLIRFVSSHEVGHALGLMHNFGASSTVPVDSLRSKRWVEAHGHTPSIMDYARFNYVAQPEDNVSEAGVFPRINDYDKWAIEFGYRLFRGIKTPKDEEAFLNKWIIDSLSHNHRLWYGPQSLFVAFDPRCQNEDLGDNAMKASNYGIENLKRILPHLPEWTRKPNDGYGDLKAMYKELVSQYSRYATHVTTNIGGYYLEVKTVEQKGDLYTPVPKKIQRQAMEWLNRQVFTKPAWLDNQIITSKVESFVSGSTVTETGTKLLSNLMSNLRMNLLVKTTNRYGSRDVYTLEEFLQHLKQSLWAELWTHKAIDPYRRALQNTYVDILSRIVKPGEPKGAAAIGQAIEMSQMQAPTSSAELLIVIHPNLVALKKEIQASIASFPDEASRAHLKLMADKISQAMDPKL
- a CDS encoding RagB/SusD family nutrient uptake outer membrane protein, with amino-acid sequence MQNKLINIAFRWSSTVLLLSLVFLLVACKKYLEPEFKTQILTSDIFANDQNAQSAINGLYINMATVYSSFNVNVTRLGGFASDELTYLNQSDFDNQFMNNQINTTNSSVKSFWDDFYKIIYQCNSIIENSKASTGMSPSYKKQIIGEAMFFRAFSHFYLVNFFGPVPAITSTDKNITAYLPRTSVDSVYTQIKTDLIGAMDSLRADYSISGGNRVRANKWAAAALLARVYLYQKDWADAEATSSALLGNALYSLLPAGSIKMVFKKNQTESILEWVNDARGNTTEGNMFVGDYASYINDPILAPIAGLFLYYFLQPNLINSFEPKDQRLANWVIITSTGKGAPYKYRRQFGLADSLNDEHYSVLRLAEQYLIRAEARAQQGNFNGAQSDINVIRNRAGLPDAVVVDKISAMTAIEQERRVELFCEWAHRWFDLKRWPSLVAADKTRADDVLSLIKPGWKSTNILLPIPQADRRNNTNLTQNPGYPQ
- a CDS encoding SusC/RagA family TonB-linked outer membrane protein — encoded protein: MKLTAKMLLAMKLIVILLITAALQARAQRNTQNITWSGQDVPIEKVLEAFKKQTGLFFFYRNDDIAKANHVTADLKSVSIEQALTTIFKNQSLTYSIKGATVIVKAKPVASKSMIVANESSLPPSLEIRGVVVGDNGPVAGASIVVKRTGAGVIANSKGEFVVKNVLESDVIVITAIGYQTQELTFKGVSFLYVQLKQAVSKLDEVLIRPYGQNTTRRLNTGAVSKVSGEDISKQPVNNILQALVGRTAGLSINQTTGLAGGAVTFQVRGQNSFNADAYTSAPLVIVDGVPYPGVPIKHPSSNGGNQMGNDLGPLGYGNTLFNLNPADIESVEILKDADATAIYGSRAANGVMLITTKKGKQGRTSITVNVNSGIVMNTRQVKLLDTKQYIALRKEAFANSGTTPALATDPDLLTWDTTKTTNWQKKLLGNIAHLNDVNLSISGGQGGTSFLISGNFHNETSIYPDSRSTNKENFHYSLNHLSTDGKFNISLSGIVDATQINLPSGANSLGGFAYSIVPNFPAYDSLGKLNWMRSQNPYGVLNQTYSSNTLTLTSNLLLRYNILPGLDAKASLGYTLVQTSDDNVQPLSAFNPNPNSGAFSHHIVDLFRNTTINFEPQLTYNTHVSKGRFDIVAGSTIMKTVGQMPFYLDAYNFPSDVYINNLVLAGKSLVSNSYTAYHYLSLFSRASYNWDDRYILSGTFRRDGSDRFGADHRFGNFGAIGGAWIFSNESFWNNLPFLSFGKLRGSIGWVGSDNVDNYSYLSYYTGITTGTYNGGAGVTPGHLSNANFGWESTSKIDAAVELGFFKDRLLVTTSYFRNRTFNQIVQYPVSGQTGFGSYTANLKAAVVQNKGWEVELTSINIKNNNFRWNTSFNITLPNNKLLKYDNVEQSPFSDRLIVGETINGIYKYHYTGIDPATNLPTYQDGNNDGYPTSTATYLATPALAIYGQGDLYYVGSRDPKYYGGLTNTISYKGIQLDFTFQYTVGAKKESYLSTVSQPGRFVGITGNLPEKALEQIKSWGLGKAFISSNFVPQYAFFITSSDKLIQDASFVRMTNAALSYNFTGKVVKSLHASALRAYIQAQNLFVISKYDGFDPESGASAVPPLLRINFGIQYSF